One genomic region from Mytilus trossulus isolate FHL-02 chromosome 9, PNRI_Mtr1.1.1.hap1, whole genome shotgun sequence encodes:
- the LOC134684957 gene encoding uncharacterized protein LOC134684957, translating to MASDMRSLPSSFHFASLTGLLGVYGSQCLDLKLSCVLVVLAVCSSLTLAQRKTTITGDLTKDKDLTRVDLGISHQRGKWGFDGSGFGTSRGHRGGSLGISHKRKNFEFGGSVFGDNRGNRGAKVGFKWKFGKRSTAWNGEHFEVRVIVNHCDFDVYDINEDSVITVDEINELFPQRTDAHRLFKALDSTSVDGKVTIDEFKMMAPQVIKKCGYNKYTY from the exons ATGGCTAGTGACATGCGTAGTCTACCA AGTTCTTTCCATTTTGCCAGTTTGACAGGTCTTCTTGGAGTTTACGGCAGTCAGTGTTTG gaCTTAAAACTGAGTTGCGTCCTTGTAGTATTAGCTGTTTGTTCAAGTCTTACTTTAGCGCAAAGAAAGACCACAATTACTGGGGATTTGACCAAGGACAAAGATTTAACAAGGGTGGATCTAGGAATTTCCCATCAACGTGGAAAATGGGGTTTTGACGGATCAGGATTCGGTACATCAAGAGGACACAGAGGAGGAAGTTTGGGGATATCACACAAACgtaaaaactttgaatttggaGGATCAGTTTTCGGTGACAATCGGGGAAATCGAGGTGCAAAAGTGGGCTTCAAATGGAAGTTTGGAAAGAGATCTACAGCATGG AACGGTGAACATTTTGAAGTTCGAGTTATCGTAAACCATTGTGACTTCGATGTTTATGATATAAATGAAGACAGTGTTATCACAGTTGACGAgataaatgaattatttccCCAAAGAACTGATGCACATAGGTTGTTCAAGGCGCTTGATTCTACATCAG TTGATGGTAAAGTGACAATTGACGAATTCAAGATGATGGCTCCACAAGTTATAAAGAAATGTGGATATAACAAGTATACGTATTAA